A single genomic interval of Oncorhynchus gorbuscha isolate QuinsamMale2020 ecotype Even-year linkage group LG25, OgorEven_v1.0, whole genome shotgun sequence harbors:
- the LOC124013532 gene encoding decorin: MEVKVGPTIKVSINDNQTERNSIVFLKETENTVKQLKSTDKPKQEKLTAKELQPTAKPKEMTKPTAKPKVTVQTNSTPKTQQTNHTPKTLQTKRTPKTQQTKSTAKPAVPKHTMKLTQTTKSIKTKTGKHQKKDKINERKGKPLKKDNKTKETKQEKKEGTNPAYFPYFKDNYCPLECACYGRVVQCSDKGLEKVPYGIPYNSRYILLMNNRIDSIQLDLLNEYLSMEFLVLSNNRLTDGSIEGAFEGIPALRRLYLDRNLLESVPTDLPASLEELRLDNNRLNVMSEGAWANCPGLLVLSLSNNSLGNGNDTLPASVLSPLGSLRTLSLDRNRLASVPLGLPLSIRELYLRGNLIQQFPGEAFVGTSELVILDLSANRLTNHGLLRESLINATHLESLNLEGNQLKKVPRHLPSSLKTLNLEGNLISSVGKASFLHLPHLEHLGLARNKIARVASGAFRALPVLYQLDLCHNALSQVPRQLPRGLHSVALTHNKIHSVPRDAFCWGGSDPGLSSLVLVQLEHNLIDLGHMDSKAFHCLRGFQVVHFY; this comes from the exons ATGGAggtcaaagttggcccaactaTCAAGGTCTCAATCAACGACAATCAGACTGAGAGGAACAGCATTGTCTTTCTCAAAGAGACAGAAAATACAGTCAAGCAGCTCAAGTCTACAGACAAACCAAAACAGGAAAAACTCACAGCCAAGGAACTGCAACCTACAGCCAAACCAAAAGAGATGACAAAACCAACAGCCAAACCCAAAGTGACGGTACAGACAAACTCCACACCCAAAACACAACAGACAAACCAtacacccaaaacactacagACAAAACGTACACCCAAAACACAACAGACAAAATCTACAGCCAAACCAGCAGTGCCAAAACACACAATGAAGCTGACACAGACCACCAAGAGTATCAAGACAAAGACAGGGAAACATCAAAAGAAAGACAAAATAAATGAGAGGAAAGGTAAACCTCTGAAAAAGGACAACAAAACCAAAGAGACAAAACAGGAGAAGAAGGAGGGCACAAATCCGGCATACTTCCCCTACTTCAAAGACAACTACTGTCCCCTAGAATGTGCCTGCTATGGACG AGTGGTCCAGTGTTCCGACAAGGGGCTGGAGAAGGTTCCGTACGGCATCCCTTATAACTCCCGCTACATCCTCCTGATGAACAACCGCATCGACAGCATTCAGCTGGACCTGCTCAATGAATACCTGTCCATGGAGTTCCTGGTGCTCAGCAACAACCGGCTGACAGACGGCTCCATCGAGGGGGCCTTTGAGGGCATCCCGGCCCTGAGGCGGCTCTACCTGGACCGGAACCTACTGGAGAGCGTGCCCACAGACCTGCCCGCCTCCCTGGAAGAGCTGCGTCTGGATAACAACCGGCTTAATGTGATGTCAGAGGGAGCCTGGGCCAACTGCCCCGGCCTGCTGGTCCTCAGCCTGAGCAACAACAGCCTGGGGAATGGGAATGATACTCTCCCCGCCAGTGTGCTCTCACCTCTGGGCAGCCTGCGCACCCTCAGCCTGGACCGCAACCGGCTGGCCTCGGTGCCTCTTGGCTTACCTCTATCTATCAGGGAGTTGTACCTCCGTGGCAACCTTATCCAGCAGTTTCCAGGGGAGGCCTTCGTGGGTACCTCGGAGCTGGTGATTCTGGATCTGAGTGCTAACCGGCTAACCAACCATGGCCTTCTCAGGGAGTCCCTCATCAACGCCACCCACCTGGAGAGCCTCAACTTAGAGGGCAACCAGCTCAAGAAAGTACCCCgccacctcccctcttccctcaAAACCCTGAACCTGGAGGGCAACCTCATCTCCTCCGTGGGCAAagcctccttcctccacctcccccacctGGAGCACCTGGGCCTGGCCAGGAACAAGATAGCCAGGGTGGCCTCGGGGGCCTTCAGGGCGCTGCCTGTCTTGTACCAGCTGGACCTGTGTCACAATGCCCTGAGCCAGGTGCCCAGGCAGCTGCCCCGGGGGCTACACTCAGTGGCACTCACACACAACAAGATCCACTCAGTGCCCCGCGACGCCTTCTGCTGGGGGGGTTCAGACCCCGGCCTCAGCAGCCTGGTGCTGGTGCAGCTGGAGCACAACCTCATAGACCTGGGCCACATGGACTCAAAAGCCTTCCACTGCCTCAGAGGCTTCCAGGTGGTACACTTCTACTGA